The DNA region TTCAGTAGATTAGTAGTTTAAActtgacaattttttttcacgTAACTGGTTTTCCAAAAATTGCTGTTATGAATATTCTTTTGttgaatataataaaatattgatttaatttgtatcttaaacaaaaataaaaattgtttgtgCATGCTTTACATTTAGCAAAGTTGTAAtgtgagatttattttcttcagtatCCTTTTAATGGTTATcttaaagaaataacattttctacatgTTCACATTTGTTCCCTCATCTGCTGGTATGAGTTTCACATCAATAGGATAAAGTTTGAGGAAAATAGGTAGGGCATGGAGATTTTGGCAGACTAATAATAGGTTttccaaaaaatgcatcccctgctaacttggataaataaagagtttagagtgaaataactttttctacataatcagagtagttgtatgaactgctggtatgaatttcaaagcaataggataaaatttgaggaaaatagatagggcatgcatattttggcaggctcgacatccatattgccacaaaatgcatcccctgctaacttggataaataaagagtttagagtgaaatagctttttctacaaaattacacttgttctatgaactgctgatataagttttaaatcaataagataatatttgaggaaaatagatagggcatgcatattttggcaggctcgacatccatattgccacaaaatgcatcccctgctaacttggataaataaagagtttagagtgaaataactttttctacaaaattacacttgttctatgaactgctgatataagttttaaatcaataagataatatttgaggaaaatagatagggcatgcatattttggcaggctcgacatccatattgccaaaaaatgcatcccctgctaacttggataaataaagagtttagagtgaaataactttttctacataatcagagtagttgtatgaactgctggtatgaatttcatagcaataggataaaatttgaggaaaataggtagggcatgcatattttggcaggctcgacatccatattgccacaAAATGCATCCcatgctaacttggataaataaagagtttagagtgaaatagctttttctacataatcagagtagttgtatgaactgctggtatgaatttcaaagcaataggataaaatttgaggaaaatagatagggcatgcatattttggcaggctcgacatccatattgccaaaaaatgcatcccctgctaacttggataaataaagagtttagagtgaaataactttttctacaaaatcacacttgttctatgaactgctgatataagttttaaatcaataagataatatttgaggaaaatagatagggcatgcatattttggcaggctcgacatccatattgccacaaaatgcatcccctgctaacttggataaataaagagtttagagtgaaataactttttctacaaaattacacttgttctatgaactgctgatataagttttaaatcaataagataatatttgaggaaaatagatagggcatgcatattttggcaggctcgacatccatattgccaaaaaatgcatcccctgctaacttggataaataaagagtttagagtgaaataactttttctacataatcagagtagttgtatgaactgctggtatgaatttcatagcaataggataaaatttgaggaaaataggtagggcatgcatattttggcaggctcgacatccatattgccacaAAATGCATCCcatgctaacttggataaataaagagtttagagtgaaatagctttttctacataatcagagtagttgtatgaactgctggtatgaatttcaaagcaataggataaaatttgaggaaaatagatagggcatgcatattttggcaggctcgacatccatattgccaaaaaatgcatcccctgctaacttggataaataaagagtttagagtgaaataactttttctacaaaatcacacttgttctatgaactgctgatataagttttaaatcaataagataatatttgaggaaaatagatagggcatgcatattttggcaggctcgacatccatattgccacaaaatgcatcccctgctaacttggataaataaagagtttagagtgaaataactttttctacaaaatcacacttgttctatgaactgctgatataagttttaaatcaataagataatatttgaggaaaatagatagggcatgcatattttggcaggctcgacatccatattgccaaaaaatgcatcccctgctaacttggataaataaagagtttagagtgaaatagctttttctacataatcagagtagttgtatgaactgctggtatgaatttcatagcaataggataaaatttgaggaaaataggtagggcatgcatattttggcaggctcgacatccatattgccaaaaaatgcatcccctgctaacttggataaataaagagtttagagtgaaataactttttctacataatcagagtagttgtatgaactgctggtatgaatttcaaagcaataggataaaatttgaggaaaatagatagggcatgcatattttggcaggctcgacatccatattgccaaaaaatgcatcccctgctaacttggataaataaagagtttagagtgaaataactttttctacaaaatcacacttgttctatgaactgctgatataagttttaaatcaataagataatatttgaggaaaatagatagggcatgcatattttggcaggctcgacatccatattgccacaaaatgcatcccctgtgttgttgcgcaacacccccccccccctttctgtctctactctctcactctcgtacttcctcttctgagaggggagatgtgctaccatctctccttctaacgggttaattgagtttcctaaatctgccgggatttaccctgtccagaactgaagtaaactctgtttaagctggtttcgagaaacgattcgcctggttatctgacggcctacatccaggtgtcccacccttcttccccctgtgaattagccagactgagcagcctgcagccaactagtttcacagagcacacctgttaacggtcgctcgttctctattttacaacttgcatttgttattgaaccaggtaggttttagtgactcgggcgagtcccaaggatgacgttttaaatttgggctaccagcaacctaaaaacattttccactttttcctctccagaatcaaacatcacagctattttacaaccatcaaagaactttaaggtgactcattaactgaatgtccacaacatcttttagattttctttatgctaaatattttattagtaaggcatttttgcaagggtcagtacagcttaattcagtagcagaaataatcaaataagtaaaatcaatcatctagtctatctttccctactgctgatactgagaactaaaaaagggaacctttgagagagacggacggagtttggcgtttcgaaccccagacctggcctgatgatgaagaaggtgctgcagcaggaggaggaagttgatcggcgaaggcaggaatctctgtgatgattgaagatgaagaaggtgctgcagcaggaggaagatgttgatcggcgaaggcaggaatctctgtaggtctgatgagcttcttctccgcatggatggtgaggtcacacaggacttggtgctggcaggaaaaaaggcaccagttcttcttctttgtctttgcctttgtctttgtcttcatctttgtctttggggtctgaacccagctgatgagagaagtgcgattcgaagccacaggttgtgggcctgaccggttggtctccatgagcagtcttcggctctgtggccccggctcttcttcagctgcagagttctttgtccatctcttggctcgaagctgcccggaggatccaacaacaggttcctcttttgcacccaccttttatagggtttatccgcgttttcattggctgtctgcttagacagatgatctcatatccatcactgtcttacagacattatgtcctgatgtctgtgctaatgtcagggttgctcaacctcctatgtccattgcctgcatgaccttttctctaaataaggcgttgatcatctctgctctcctgttagttcccctttttcccttcctttcacctttcacctactctctacctccaacatatcagtgatgtttaattgcagttacacctttttacaccatttcaagttcaatgtcaaaatcacatttatatcacatttattttctttagcttctctgatttatcattcatttataattttataaccataacttatatcacatttattttctccagcttctctgatttatcattcatttatgattttataaccataacttattaattatccttattataatcctaatgtgagttattacagatgtttttctgaaaagaaaccaagaataatccatcattctaattatttgatgccaaagttacagttacttgtttttcttgtaagtgttcccacaaatgtaagtgtaagtattattacaagtaaaccattattaatataagtattttactttgaatcttatcaaattactcaaaatgttttagatttcattctttaaaactttcatgctttaaaataagaaatagtctcagctatttttataaatctgcaggctggaaacttacttcctctttttccaggaaacctgcttttcctgtttaatgactctctctgactgactatgatttcttatgattagatagaaaaaagtagaattaaagcaaagtttgcatgagacaaaaacaacacacacaaccagatttattttattgacacttaagtctactgttgggcctagatgtcacttgagtgattcattttaaagagaactttatttattattactgttaaactaaaatctccagcatggggaagtgggatgagctcggattttcttgacacctgctaacttggataaataaagagtttagagtgaaatagctttttctacaaaatcagagtagttgtatgaactgctggtatgaatttcaaagcaataggataaaatttgaggaaaatagatagggcatgcatattttggcaggctcgacatccatattgccaaaaaatgcatctcctgctaacttggataaataaagagtttagagtgaaataactttttctacaaaatcacacttgttctatgaactgctgatataagttttaaatcaataagataatatttgaggaaaataggtagggcatgcatattttggcaggctcgacatccatattgccaaaaaaatgcTTCCCCTGGtaacatggagaaataaagaattaaagagggatttcaccttttctacataatcagagatgttctatgaattactggtaTGGGTTTTATATCGATAGGATAAAATTTGAAGAACATGGAGAGgccatgcatattttggcaggctaatAATAGGCTTTGCTGTACATGCATCCCCTGCttacatggagaaataaagagtcaagagtgaaattactttttctatACAATCACACTTGTtttatgaactgctggtatacATTTTGTATCAGTAGAattatatttgtggaaaatatataaGGCCTACATATATTGGCAAGGTAATAATTTGCTATGCCAGAAAATGCATCCCTCTGCTAACTTGAAGAAATGAAGAGTTAAGAGGGACTTCACCTTTTCTACGTAATGACACTTATTCTCTGTGCAACTGCTATACGTTTCATATCAACAATAGACAGGGGATACAAATATTGGCAGGCTCAGTcattaaaatgcatcccctcTACATTAATATGCTAGACAGTTAAGcatgatataaaatgttctacataatGGGCCTCTGTTTTGTAATACTTTAAGCTAATatgatgttaaaagaaaaatcgggAAATTTCAAACCAAATGCGGAGAGCATTTTCTTCAGACACGGACTGAAAAACGTTCGACTCATTTGTctcaataaatgtgtaaaaaccgtatttatttcaattaatctgcgATATAAAACCCACCGTTTTAAGGCTGACATGTTTAAGAAACGTGATATTGTTacgaatatctttaaaagtttcgtcttcggtcatatttcagtccgtttCCTCATTAAAATGCGAGAGTTTAGAAAGATGCGCGCTCCCGCGACAGGGGATGCAATTCTCGGCAGGCATGCATTTCTGGGCATAACACCTGTTTTACTATAATTTCCGAAGCGGCAGATAGCTTTATAGGCAGTATAAAAACTACAGCTGGTTATTACCTGAACTGGCCCGGGCTGcggaatattaatattaatataataaaatcgCGGTCTCCGCATATCCCATTCTGAAGAGCTCTTTCTATATTGTAGCAATTTCTTACAATTTTGTCCAAAACTGCCAGCGCCATTGAATGTTCAGGCAATTGTTTGGACAGCTCAGTACAGCCAAAGAGGGGCTTACACtgtggcaagccgttttaacataaattcggttttgccgccctttatggcaagccgttttaacataaattcggtttcgtctgactatccgtaattacattccagatatctaaaattgcattttgaCTAGACCAAACTACATTCTGACTATCCGGAAtggtaatttaagatatctctattTACATTCTGCCTaggaagaataataattcaagatatcttcaattacattttgactagtcaaaattcctttcaagatatctcaaatgaCGTCACAGGATCCGTCATTGGAAGGGTCATACATCCGTAATTATAATGTAAGATATCTCGAACGTAATTATGACTAGTCAgaattacaattttagatatctgaattaagAGATTGCGTGTAAGCCCCTCTTTGGCTGTACTGAGCTGTCCAAACAATTGCATGAACATTCAATGGCGCTGGCAGTTTTGGACAAAATTGTAAGAAAATGCCACAATATAGAAAGAGCTCTTCAGTATGGGATATGCGGAGAGCGCGAAAATCGTGTACTTGAAGAATGCTTAAGAAATTTGCAAAGAATTTCTGATTTACTTTCTGCCGACACACACAATGCACTGAAAAACGGCTTGGGGGAGCTGAAAGTGCTACTATCGACCCATGTCCAAGCTGGAAGTGGGGAATATTCTGCAGCCCGGGCCAGTTCAGGTAATAACCAGATGTAGTTTTTATATTGTGGTAAAGCTATCTGCCTCTTCGGAAATGATAGTAAAGCCAGCCAGCTCTTGATTTTGACATGCTAGACGACACAAGGCATTACAGCTCCCTCCTTTACCtcctctgaaaataaaagcgCACCCCCGGTTCATGTCTGATTCACACTTTAAGTTGCTTTCCAGCGTctataaaagtttaaagctttCTGTTTATGCATTTGCAACAGAAAATTATgtatatcaaaataaatttatacattATGTGAAGTGCATAGTGTCACCTTTAGGAGACACAGGGACACCTGTAGAGGATAGACAGATAtagacagacagagaaaaacagatgtaTAAAGTAAGCATTATGCTGATGCATTTGAATATGATTCTATTTTAGGTGGTCGAGGTAGACCAGCAATTCATATTACAAGAGAGCAGATCAACTTTCTTTTGGCCCAAGGACACACGGTCAAGAGGATGGCAACCATCTTTGGATGCTCAACATCATTTCTTTATAAGAAGTCCAAAGCACTTGGGGTACCAATCAGGGGAAGGTTGGCTGCAGTGACTGATGAAGACCTTGAAACTAATATCAGACAACTTCAATCCCTGTATCCAAATTCTGGGACTGAGGTATGGAATCtaaatatactgctcaaaaaaataaagggaacactttaagtgttaaacacctgtttaagtgttccctttatttttttgagcagtgtatattacTTCTGAACAAGTAATATGTTCAACAGTGGTGGTGCAGAATACTAATTATTTAATGTTAAGTGtcacaaatgataaaaaaaatcatttattttatgaccAGATGTGAAATCTGAAACctatattttgtaaaagattactttcaaaatgtaaaattgtgtgATGGTTCGAAATAGTAAGACCAGATGTCCTTCATTGAACCAGATGATGCGAGGCTTGTTGCATGCACGAGGACTAGTGGTTCCACGGCGTAAGGTCCGTGAGATGATGGCTCGAATCAACCCAATGGCAACTGCAAGGAGGTGGAGCAGTGCAGTGTCTCGACGTGTCTATCATGTGCCGTATCCCAACAGTTTATGGCATATTGATGGCAACATGCATCTCATAAGGTATCTGAAAATATCAAGGATGTATTTCAGAGTAGATGTCTTAGAACTAAATTCACTATACACATTTGCATACATTATTCCttatacattttttgtatttccatttagGTGGGGCTTTGTGGTCCATGGTGGCATCGATGGATGTTCTCGCTTAATCACTTACTTGAACTGCAGCACAGACAATCGCGCCTCAACAGTGCTATTTCATTTTCTCAAGGCAACAGGCCTCTATGGCTTACCTTCTAGAGTGAGGTCAGACCATGGTGGAGAGAATGTGCAAGTGGCACTGGTGATGAACCTCCTTCAGGGCATTGAACGTCGGAGTCATCTAACTGGGGAATCCATCCATAATCAGAGAATTGAGCGTCTTTGGAGGgatgtgtttttacatgttcTGGAACCATTTTATAGCACGTTTTATAATCTTGAAGATTCAGCCTTCTTGGATCCCAGCAATGATGTGCACAAACTTTCTCTTCACATAGTTTTTCTTCCTGAGATTCAAAGCCGACTAGAACAATTCAGAAAGGCATGGAACCACCATTCCTTGCgtacagaaaataataaaacaccaacacaaaTCTGGACTGAACGGATGTTGGCAAACATGGGTGCCAACAGCACAGCAACTAACAACGTGTTTGGGGAAAATTCCAACGCACCAGAGACTCTTGAAGAACTTCTGCAACAGCATGGCCTATGGCCACTACCAGCCACTGATGCTGAAGAGGTTCCTAGTGTAGTTGTAGAACCAACCCAAACTAGGCTCAGTCAGCAGCAACTTCAGTCAGTTAATCTTGCAGTCAATCATATTTCAGATCTGAAGGAGAAATACCAGGCCTGTTGTGCAGAAATAGCAAATGCTTTATTGATTTAAGTACATGTCACTGTTTGCGGAGTGACAAACATcaagaacatttgatcaaatgcaTTGTTCTAAAGATACAATTActacaaataaaactcagaaCTGATATGAGTATGTAACCTtacaaatttaattataaaatgttaaggTGTTTAAATACATGACAAATTAATTACACATTCTGGAGAgggaaagaacaataaaaattcTACTTTTGGAAATGTTCATGTAGAAATGACTAGTATATCCCAACCCCCttttcaaatgtatattttggaACCTTTGAGCATCTTTAgaattggattttgtttttaatccaaatgaGCATTACATGAACTAGAACAATCATTACAAAAGATTAAACTACAATGCccatttacacagaaaaaaacaaacaaaaatcttaccTAAGATTTTCCAATGCAAAAATCACTTCAAATAAGTCACAAGTAAgatataagtaacttttcatcaagatatgagcttgttttaagtcattttttccttaatattgatgaagaagaACTTATTACATTGTCAGATTAGTTCATTTATAGCAAGGGAAAGATGTccagttataagtgaaattaataTGCCAATGTAACTATTTTTTCAACAATGCTAAATAATtggacttaaaacaagctcatatcttgatgaaaagttacatgtaTATTAGTTTTATCTCTAGTGTACTAagaaatttgcactagaaagtagtCCAAAAATACGTGATAAGAccttttgtttctgcagtgtgGCTCAAACATCCACCTTTAAATTGTGAAACCAAAAAGTGGTTAATAAGACATCTATTCTTtgcaagaataaaaaagaagcaattacattacatttcaatattttccaAGTTTGGCCATTACATTACCCTTACTATAACTTGCTTTAAAACACTTAACTTTTCAAAACGTTCGaactcttttttaaaagaactacTTATTACACTTAGCTGATTATGCAACACCAAAGGTAGGTGCCTGCAGCACCCCGTCTGTCATGTACTTTGTGAAAGACTCATAGGCTGGGTGTACAGGAAGGCGGAGTACTACAAGGCATGTATTTGCTTCTGGGAAGACTCTGTTAGCCTCATGGAGGAATTCAATTTGTGGACGATGGGGAAAGCCCAGTGGAGGTACCGTGGATGCTCCGGAAGCGAACTCCAGTATCATTTTAAGGGTAATGGGACTGCATTCTCCTtctgaaagacaaaatgttgaaattattacttttgttaTAAGGTATCCAGTGTGTACGTACTCTTAAAGACatggaagaaaatgtgttaaatatctGTCCTTGTTCCTCCTCAATCTTGTTATATTGGTGGTGACAATGCATTTCTTGTtagtaaatataaatcaataaacattttgaagatgAAAAATGACTAAGCATGATCATTGTAAATAGTATGTAAAAGTATGCATTTATGCAACAAATTacccaatatatatatattcactgGTAAATGACAGACAATATCTATGGCAGCTTAACAAAAAGACTTTccaggaaatagatttttctagtaatttaactgtttttggTCCTGTCACTAGTCATTTAGAAAGTCTGCCTCTGTACTCAAACTATGATTACTTCTTTTTGGACAGTGGTGATAAATAGGTCATAAAATGTAATTGATACAGATTGTGTTTACAGTATCACAATAATTGTACCTTCAATATC from Xiphophorus hellerii strain 12219 chromosome 13, Xiphophorus_hellerii-4.1, whole genome shotgun sequence includes:
- the LOC116730552 gene encoding uncharacterized protein LOC116730552, whose product is MATIFGCSTSFLYKKSKALGVPIRGRLAAVTDEDLETNIRQLQSLYPNSGTEMMRGLLHARGLVVPRRKVREMMARINPMATARRWSSAVSRRVYHVPYPNSLWHIDGNMHLIRWGFVVHGGIDGCSRLITYLNCSTDNRASTVLFHFLKATGLYGLPSRVRSDHGGENVQVALVMNLLQGIERRSHLTGESIHNQRIERLWRDVFLHVLEPFYSTFYNLEDSAFLDPSNDVHKLSLHIVFLPEIQSRLEQFRKAWNHHSLRTENNKTPTQIWTERMLANMGANSTATNNVFGENSNAPETLEELLQQHGLWPLPATDAEEVPSVVVEPTQTRLSQQQLQSVNLAVNHISDLKEKYQACCAEIANALLI